Proteins encoded by one window of Candidatus Methylacidiphilales bacterium:
- the serC gene encoding 3-phosphoserine/phosphohydroxythreonine transaminase — protein MTQSNFNFSPGPSLLPEAVKKKAKQAMWDWYVSGISPMEVSHRSPKFVALVSENEQRIRSLYGIDESYLVVFMPGGATMQTYAWCANLLRTDECADFAITGHWSKIAYQEALRNNAKHHQAFAGEANGYTSISDCSTWKCSSMSRFLHFVDNETVHGIEFTTPPTATGKILISDMSSNILSRPCNISSYGLIYAGMQKNMGIAGLTLVVVKKELLSQYPSYAPSLLSYQYCYDKNNLPNTPPTISHYILSLYLDWFLELGGLSAADEQCKKKSAMLYQAIDNSNGFYKNSIEKPFRSRINVTFSTPTPELDAQFASFAKDCGIHFIKGHASHGGLRASIYNAMPEEGVEALIECMNKFKQRASL, from the coding sequence ATGACGCAGAGTAACTTTAATTTTTCACCTGGCCCATCGCTGTTACCTGAGGCAGTTAAAAAAAAAGCTAAGCAGGCAATGTGGGATTGGTATGTCTCAGGTATATCACCAATGGAAGTTAGCCATCGTAGTCCAAAATTTGTTGCTTTAGTTTCTGAAAACGAACAAAGAATCAGATCGCTATACGGTATTGATGAAAGTTACTTGGTGGTTTTTATGCCCGGTGGTGCCACGATGCAAACCTACGCATGGTGCGCGAATTTATTACGAACTGATGAATGTGCAGATTTTGCCATTACTGGTCATTGGTCAAAAATAGCCTATCAAGAGGCACTGCGTAATAACGCCAAACACCATCAAGCATTTGCAGGTGAAGCCAATGGGTACACTTCTATTAGTGATTGCTCAACATGGAAGTGTAGCTCCATGAGCAGATTTTTGCATTTTGTCGACAATGAAACGGTGCATGGAATTGAATTTACTACACCGCCCACCGCAACAGGAAAAATTCTTATCTCTGATATGTCATCAAATATATTAAGTAGACCATGTAACATATCGTCATATGGTTTAATCTATGCAGGAATGCAAAAAAATATGGGAATCGCTGGCTTAACATTAGTGGTGGTTAAAAAAGAGTTACTTAGCCAATATCCCAGCTATGCACCTTCGCTTCTTTCATATCAATACTGTTACGACAAAAATAATCTCCCCAACACCCCCCCTACTATTTCTCATTATATTTTGTCGCTGTATCTTGATTGGTTTCTTGAATTAGGTGGGTTGTCGGCAGCAGATGAGCAATGTAAAAAAAAATCAGCCATGTTGTATCAAGCCATTGATAATTCAAATGGTTTTTATAAAAATTCAATAGAAAAACCTTTTCGTTCGCGAATCAATGTCACTTTTTCTACACCAACTCCTGAATTAGACGCTCAGTTTGCATCATTTGCCAAGGATTGCGGCATTCACTTTATCAAAGGACATGCAAGCCATGGGGGGCTTCGTGCCAGTATCTATAACGCAATGCCAGAAGAAGGAGTTGAGGCATTGATAGAATGTATGAATAAGTTCAAACAAAGAGCTAGTCTATGA
- a CDS encoding prephenate dehydratase domain-containing protein, protein MKTLASIRKSIDEIDKEILTFVKLHKKTKKTNIDQVKKFSGPFRYVLEELSTCCTISPLLEEKLIKRRALVTQAGECKEKKKISSFRLMREFEILYSATQFASKNSLPVANLYRVFREIISSSLAHELKLANRQLRFLYLGPEGSYSHLATQLFIGRSIPQEPIASVEVLIQAVLKDDNAFAVLPIENSTSGYIFNHSDLVVKPLKILGEILLPIHHHLLSRAKKLSNIKTIYAHEQSLLQCSAWLKRAIPGATIVPCASNSKAAELVARSRAQTVGAIASFGAAQHYQIPILASNIQDFANNTTRFVVIGHAQDDWSSKHLPFKSSLVVLLPHVPGSLHSFIKKLKSTNITRIDSRPNPQRPFQYHFYIDFECKKPNIDIHQKVINKISKHVIRNYGSYPVAVLRPSDL, encoded by the coding sequence ATGAAAACTCTAGCAAGTATTAGGAAAAGTATTGACGAAATTGATAAAGAAATCCTAACCTTTGTTAAGCTTCACAAGAAAACTAAGAAAACTAACATTGATCAGGTGAAAAAATTTAGTGGTCCTTTTCGCTATGTACTAGAAGAGCTTTCCACTTGTTGCACTATATCACCACTCTTAGAAGAGAAACTAATAAAACGCCGCGCATTAGTTACCCAAGCAGGTGAGTGTAAAGAAAAAAAGAAAATATCCTCTTTTAGATTAATGAGAGAGTTTGAGATTCTCTACTCGGCCACTCAATTTGCCAGCAAAAATTCTCTCCCAGTTGCTAATCTTTACAGAGTGTTTCGTGAAATTATCTCCAGTTCACTTGCTCATGAATTGAAACTCGCTAATAGACAATTGCGTTTTCTCTACCTTGGACCGGAAGGGAGTTATAGTCACTTAGCTACCCAGTTATTTATTGGGCGAAGTATTCCCCAAGAACCTATCGCGAGTGTTGAAGTTTTGATTCAAGCAGTGCTTAAAGATGATAATGCGTTTGCAGTATTACCAATTGAAAATTCAACCAGCGGGTATATATTTAACCATAGTGACCTTGTCGTTAAGCCGTTAAAAATATTAGGAGAAATTTTGCTCCCGATCCATCACCATCTATTGTCAAGAGCAAAAAAACTTAGTAATATAAAAACCATCTATGCCCATGAGCAAAGTTTATTGCAATGTAGCGCATGGCTCAAGCGCGCTATTCCAGGGGCCACTATTGTGCCTTGTGCAAGCAACAGCAAAGCAGCAGAGTTAGTAGCAAGAAGCCGCGCTCAAACGGTTGGTGCTATTGCTAGTTTTGGGGCAGCTCAGCATTATCAAATTCCTATCCTCGCATCTAATATCCAAGACTTTGCAAATAACACCACAAGGTTTGTTGTGATTGGGCACGCACAAGATGATTGGTCAAGTAAGCATCTCCCTTTCAAGTCAAGTCTCGTAGTATTATTACCCCATGTTCCTGGCAGCTTACATTCCTTCATTAAAAAACTTAAGTCAACTAATATTACCAGAATTGATTCAAGACCAAATCCACAAAGACCATTTCAGTATCATTTTTATATTGATTTTGAATGCAAAAAACCAAATATTGATATTCATCAAAAGGTAATTAATAAAATTTCAAAACATGTAATTAGAAATTATGGAAGTTACCCTGTAGCTGTGCTGCGACCTAGTGATTTATGA
- a CDS encoding histidinol-phosphate transaminase, protein MNDVDTIIQKYLPQSIREFKPYRPGKSSNDFTKKKKYIKLSSNECGYPTAPLLLQSLRRYIKQDRLSRYPDDSVIELRKALMKKHDISKEQLLITNGSNDAIVAIARLLLASGGEAICSDHCFAVFPWIVNQLGNTLHHVPTHRTPQHPFAQDLDALYGKVNRETRLLYLANPDNPTGSYIPSKVLVSFISSLPKSTFVIVDQAYFDFIKSEPALDFCSLIHEYPNCIVLRTFSKAYGLAQLRVGYLAAHESLVAFLRSTKLAFSVNGLAMHCANEVLHAPQNIKKQVSQTIVLRKNLETIFDAHSIRYAPSQGNFISYHQTQQLNYHSLLDHGIITRELNEYGIAPYSRISIGTPSEMKVLFSTIKKLLSHG, encoded by the coding sequence ATGAATGATGTAGATACAATAATCCAAAAATATCTTCCACAAAGCATCAGGGAGTTTAAACCCTATCGCCCGGGTAAATCTAGTAACGATTTTACAAAAAAAAAGAAATATATAAAACTTAGTTCAAATGAGTGTGGATACCCTACCGCCCCATTGCTTTTACAATCGTTGCGTCGTTATATCAAACAAGATCGTCTGTCAAGATATCCAGATGATAGTGTAATTGAGTTGCGTAAGGCATTGATGAAAAAACATGACATCTCTAAAGAGCAACTCCTTATTACCAATGGATCTAATGATGCTATTGTAGCTATCGCTCGATTGTTATTAGCATCGGGAGGTGAGGCGATTTGCTCAGATCACTGTTTCGCAGTCTTTCCTTGGATTGTTAATCAACTCGGAAACACCCTTCATCATGTGCCTACGCATAGAACACCACAGCATCCCTTTGCTCAAGATTTAGACGCACTGTATGGTAAGGTTAATCGAGAAACCAGGTTGTTGTATCTCGCCAACCCTGATAATCCAACTGGGTCATACATACCTTCAAAAGTGCTGGTATCCTTTATTAGCTCTCTGCCAAAGTCAACTTTTGTTATAGTAGATCAGGCGTATTTTGATTTTATCAAATCTGAGCCTGCGCTTGACTTTTGCTCACTCATCCATGAGTATCCTAATTGTATCGTACTTAGAACTTTTTCTAAAGCGTATGGACTAGCTCAGTTACGCGTCGGCTATCTTGCCGCTCATGAGTCGTTAGTGGCATTTCTTCGCAGTACTAAATTAGCATTTAGTGTGAATGGATTGGCAATGCATTGTGCAAATGAAGTGTTACATGCACCACAAAATATTAAAAAACAAGTTTCTCAAACTATTGTGCTACGAAAAAATTTAGAAACAATATTTGACGCTCATAGTATTCGCTACGCCCCATCGCAAGGTAATTTTATTTCCTACCATCAAACCCAACAACTTAATTACCACTCACTACTTGATCACGGCATCATCACTCGTGAGCTTAACGAGTACGGCATCGCACCATATTCAAGAATTTCAATCGGCACTCCATCTGAAATGAAAGTATTATTTTCAACCATTAAAAAATTATTAAGTCATGGCTAG
- the aroA gene encoding 3-phosphoshikimate 1-carboxyvinyltransferase, with product MARITVHPFLKLKANTLKVPGDKSISHRTLLLAALGKSNTIVHNLLLGSDVLCTKEILKQLGVSIIEDGTTMQVTGVGLRGLRAASQDLQCGNSGTAMRLLTGLLCAQNFQSTLIGDSSLSNRPMKRVLTPLQSMGANINARQGEYAPLVINPVTALRAIQYQLPIASAQVKSAILFAGLYATGTTSVTEPLPSRSHTEEMLIDCGVPVEKNGSQVSLLGPVESLQPPKEWTVPNDISSAAFFMMLPTILPNTTMTFLNISISPSRNGILEFLTKLGTSVTILKKTETTADVTISFSKLTEAPISLEARTVAQAIDEIPIIAMMAACRNGTTTIRNAQELRVKESDRIAKIVECLQAFGFFVREFPDGFLVEGSEKSIPPSTVNSGGDHRIAMACVMMATRASGPIIIEDTDAIVTSYPTFLQDARRLGFELYEDR from the coding sequence ATGGCTAGAATTACTGTACATCCTTTTTTAAAGCTTAAAGCTAATACTCTTAAAGTACCAGGTGATAAGTCTATATCACATAGAACATTATTGTTAGCTGCGCTGGGTAAATCAAATACCATAGTTCACAATCTATTACTCGGAAGCGATGTGCTTTGCACAAAAGAAATACTAAAACAACTTGGAGTAAGTATTATTGAAGACGGTACTACCATGCAAGTCACTGGGGTAGGATTGCGTGGCTTACGAGCTGCAAGTCAAGATTTACAATGCGGCAATTCTGGCACTGCCATGCGTTTATTAACTGGATTGCTGTGCGCACAAAATTTTCAATCTACTCTAATTGGTGACTCGTCGCTCTCCAACCGACCAATGAAACGAGTGCTTACTCCACTTCAATCTATGGGCGCGAATATCAATGCACGACAAGGCGAGTATGCGCCATTAGTTATTAATCCTGTTACAGCGTTGCGAGCAATTCAATACCAACTTCCTATCGCAAGTGCGCAAGTTAAATCAGCGATTTTATTTGCTGGGCTGTATGCCACAGGAACTACCTCAGTAACTGAACCTTTACCAAGCCGATCCCATACTGAAGAAATGTTAATTGATTGCGGAGTGCCTGTAGAGAAAAATGGGTCACAGGTTTCACTGCTTGGACCTGTTGAATCACTGCAACCCCCCAAAGAGTGGACCGTGCCAAATGATATTTCATCAGCGGCGTTTTTTATGATGCTACCAACCATACTCCCTAACACTACAATGACTTTCCTTAATATATCAATTAGTCCAAGTAGAAATGGTATTTTAGAATTTTTAACCAAGCTCGGAACCAGTGTCACTATTCTAAAAAAAACCGAGACCACTGCCGATGTTACCATTAGTTTCTCAAAATTAACAGAAGCACCAATTTCGTTAGAAGCCCGTACCGTTGCACAAGCAATTGATGAAATACCAATTATTGCGATGATGGCTGCTTGCAGAAATGGGACAACCACGATTAGAAATGCACAAGAACTGCGTGTAAAAGAAAGCGATAGAATTGCAAAAATTGTTGAATGTTTACAAGCATTCGGTTTTTTTGTGCGCGAATTTCCTGATGGTTTTTTGGTGGAAGGTAGCGAAAAATCTATTCCACCCTCAACAGTTAATAGTGGAGGAGATCATAGAATTGCTATGGCCTGCGTTATGATGGCGACGCGTGCTTCAGGGCCGATTATTATTGAAGACACCGATGCTATAGTAACTTCATACCCAACTTTTTTGCAAGATGCTAGAAGGCTTGGCTTTGAATTATATGAAGATCGATAA
- the cmk gene encoding (d)CMP kinase gives MKIDNPIITIDGSAGVGKGTLAKGLANTLNWQILDSGLLYRIVALFGWENLKTNVFFPTFKIVDGELQVVFNDEAIPLIELRNEEIGKQASILAKNNELRLWLLAIQRSYATPSGLITDGRDMGTVVFPEAQLKFFLTANPEISALRRKKELTEYGFNVKMEEIKNDISLRDCQDRTRNVAPLTVADDAIIIDTSNKNPQEVLFEALSFYNKTVF, from the coding sequence ATGAAGATCGATAACCCCATTATAACTATTGATGGGAGTGCGGGAGTTGGCAAAGGGACATTAGCAAAGGGACTGGCCAACACATTAAATTGGCAAATCCTAGATTCTGGACTCCTATACCGAATAGTAGCTTTATTTGGCTGGGAAAACTTAAAAACCAATGTTTTTTTCCCAACCTTTAAAATCGTAGATGGTGAGTTGCAGGTTGTTTTTAATGACGAGGCCATTCCATTAATAGAATTGAGAAACGAAGAAATTGGCAAACAAGCCAGCATTTTAGCTAAAAACAATGAGTTACGCCTTTGGTTATTGGCAATCCAGCGGTCCTACGCGACTCCGTCAGGGTTAATAACCGATGGTAGAGATATGGGTACTGTGGTGTTTCCCGAAGCGCAATTGAAGTTCTTTTTAACTGCCAATCCTGAAATATCTGCATTGCGGAGAAAAAAAGAACTTACAGAATACGGGTTTAATGTTAAAATGGAGGAGATTAAAAACGATATTAGCCTTCGGGATTGTCAAGATCGAACGAGAAACGTTGCCCCACTAACTGTAGCGGATGACGCAATAATCATAGATACGAGCAATAAAAATCCTCAAGAAGTTTTATTTGAGGCCCTGTCGTTTTATAATAAAACAGTTTTCTAG
- the rpsA gene encoding 30S ribosomal protein S1 codes for MNQQTFSQLLESSDLLKKIKAGSLIKGRILKVLPDAVIVYSGLKSESYIPLEQFKNEQGEYDVKVGDELEFVLETMENGYGETKLSREKAKQVRSWIAIKESFKLDETVEGYVVSKVKGGFTVDLQGLTAFLPGSLSDIRQGKEMLNLEGKTLRLKIVKIDEKRNNVVVSHRSILEEQKQSDSKEAFDHLFEGKVVKGLVKNLTEYGAFVDLGTIDGLLHITDMRWSRVNHPSEVVKVGEEIELVVLKFEKEKSRVSLGLKQLTVDPWERASKIYNVGDQLESQVSTVTDYGCFVSLDDGVEGLVHVSEMDWFNKTINPNKIVKKGDTIHVQILEIDQERHRISLGMKQCTANPWEEFGKKHSRGDKITGVIKSITEFGLFVSLDGDLDGLIHLSDLSWTRPPEEMILEYKKGQEIEVQILNIDVENQKISIGVKQLVGDPLVQFADKYPKNSLVKGVVQAMDDKKITILLPNDVKGTIKANELFNRDTQAFQVRQGDEIECRVVGVDRKFGLVQLSYKLAQEASSQEIKDFKTAQSKQKGTTIGSMIKEQLGFGKDKP; via the coding sequence ATGAACCAACAAACCTTCTCACAATTATTAGAATCAAGCGATTTACTTAAAAAAATTAAAGCCGGCTCACTTATCAAAGGTAGGATTTTGAAAGTGTTACCTGATGCGGTCATAGTCTATTCTGGATTAAAATCAGAGAGCTACATACCCTTAGAGCAGTTTAAGAACGAACAAGGGGAATACGATGTCAAAGTCGGAGATGAGCTAGAGTTTGTCTTAGAAACCATGGAAAATGGTTACGGTGAAACAAAATTATCACGAGAAAAAGCCAAGCAAGTCAGAAGCTGGATAGCGATTAAAGAATCTTTTAAACTTGACGAAACTGTTGAGGGTTATGTAGTTTCAAAGGTCAAAGGGGGCTTTACAGTAGATTTACAGGGCCTGACAGCTTTTTTACCTGGCTCCTTATCAGACATACGACAAGGTAAAGAAATGCTTAATTTAGAAGGCAAAACTCTAAGGCTTAAAATTGTTAAAATTGATGAAAAGCGAAACAATGTCGTGGTCTCCCACAGAAGTATTCTTGAAGAGCAGAAACAATCAGACTCCAAGGAAGCTTTTGATCATCTATTTGAAGGAAAAGTGGTCAAAGGACTGGTTAAAAACCTTACCGAATATGGGGCGTTCGTAGATTTAGGCACTATTGATGGTCTGTTACATATCACTGACATGAGATGGAGCAGGGTAAACCATCCTTCAGAAGTTGTCAAAGTTGGCGAAGAAATCGAATTAGTAGTTCTCAAGTTTGAAAAAGAAAAATCCCGAGTTTCGCTTGGTTTGAAACAACTCACGGTAGATCCATGGGAAAGAGCCAGTAAGATTTACAATGTTGGAGACCAGTTAGAATCACAGGTTAGCACTGTTACAGATTACGGCTGTTTTGTTAGTCTTGATGATGGCGTAGAAGGGTTAGTCCATGTTTCTGAAATGGATTGGTTTAATAAAACAATTAATCCAAATAAAATCGTGAAAAAAGGTGACACTATCCATGTTCAGATTTTAGAAATTGATCAGGAAAGGCATAGAATCTCCCTTGGCATGAAACAATGCACTGCTAATCCTTGGGAAGAGTTTGGTAAGAAGCACAGTCGTGGAGATAAAATTACTGGAGTGATTAAGTCTATTACTGAATTTGGTTTATTCGTTTCCCTTGACGGTGATTTGGATGGGTTAATTCATCTTTCAGATTTATCTTGGACCAGGCCTCCAGAAGAAATGATACTTGAGTACAAAAAAGGACAAGAGATTGAAGTGCAGATTTTAAATATTGATGTTGAAAATCAAAAAATTTCAATTGGCGTTAAGCAACTTGTTGGCGATCCATTGGTCCAGTTTGCAGACAAATATCCTAAAAATTCACTGGTCAAAGGCGTGGTTCAGGCAATGGATGACAAAAAAATCACCATCCTACTTCCTAATGATGTTAAAGGCACCATTAAAGCCAATGAACTTTTTAATCGTGATACGCAAGCATTTCAAGTTAGACAAGGCGACGAGATTGAATGTAGGGTAGTGGGTGTTGATAGGAAATTTGGTTTAGTCCAGCTCTCATATAAATTAGCTCAAGAAGCCAGTTCGCAAGAAATAAAAGACTTTAAAACTGCCCAATCAAAACAAAAGGGAACAACTATTGGCTCAATGATAAAAGAACAACTCGGTTTTGGCAAAGACAAACCTTAG
- a CDS encoding HU family DNA-binding protein produces MHNNKVIEELKKFHPQISEDELVHFVDLIVKIIKNYLKDGNRIEIRGFGVFLRKTVKARTGINPKTRQRCSYPETKTPQCKISKQILIEIQKNQKK; encoded by the coding sequence ATGCATAACAATAAAGTCATAGAGGAACTTAAAAAATTTCATCCCCAAATCTCTGAGGATGAATTGGTGCACTTTGTAGACTTAATTGTTAAAATAATTAAAAATTATCTTAAGGATGGTAATCGTATTGAGATAAGAGGTTTTGGTGTGTTTCTCCGAAAAACGGTTAAAGCCAGAACTGGTATTAATCCTAAAACCAGACAGCGTTGCAGTTATCCTGAAACAAAAACCCCCCAATGTAAAATTAGCAAGCAAATTCTAATTGAAATTCAAAAAAATCAGAAAAAGTAA
- a CDS encoding helix-hairpin-helix domain-containing protein, translated as MKNICNVLVVIMMLLLSPSYAVTTATTGKVDINSANVQELMAYLDGVGKKKAQAIIEFRKIKGPYKSMQDLLKVKGFSKKLLEKNKEKIEVLPIKN; from the coding sequence ATGAAAAATATATGTAATGTATTGGTAGTAATCATGATGCTATTACTTTCACCAAGCTATGCAGTAACCACTGCAACCACTGGAAAAGTAGATATTAATTCTGCAAATGTTCAGGAATTAATGGCTTATTTAGATGGGGTTGGGAAAAAGAAAGCTCAAGCAATAATTGAGTTTCGAAAAATAAAAGGCCCGTACAAGTCAATGCAGGATTTATTAAAAGTAAAAGGATTTTCTAAAAAACTTCTGGAAAAGAATAAAGAAAAAATTGAGGTTCTCCCGATAAAAAATTAA
- a CDS encoding ATP-dependent DNA helicase, which produces MRERLRSIFSEQGLLASHLPQFKFRSDQLDMAFMVAEALETPSSVALLEAATGIGKTFAYAIPAMLSGKKTIISTANLYLQDQLMGKDLDFLQSMLQSQISCVALKGRKNYLCLDRLKFFNDNPDMLGQDQALTELLAWSKHTQRGEFSELKTSNYQDQSSRFTVTYEECKGRYCPDFTDCFIYKQREIALDSDCVVVNHDMLLQDLVMRSRGPQQQLLPNASLIIIDEAHQFYEKLTHALSFEYSFSRSERMLRELKKISKDSHTMQQACDIALHANHDCLSKIHTSKEGVLKFDSIRNSSSAIDAIGYLLSKLDRVCDEITVLSTQQVVFEGTLQLFQRLIDALGIIASQDEMFIRYIKTTQMTKSLIATPLDVSYRYQSLLTKHFNQTSFVYTSATLSVGGSFSTFAYQLGLQNTLEATYPSPFNLKQKSLIYFAEDLPDPQSQRQEFLDQYTKVVFELVYYNQGRSLLLFSSNDNLNEVYRRFLELHQKKEQPLTLLKQNTAPARQLVKSFITEPRAVLFGMKQFMEGLDITGDSLCLVAIDKIPFLPPDDPLTEGRAKRLVEEGKDSFRELFYAEAILALKQAIGRLIRCETDRGIVIFGDSRVASKSYGRKIKEEFSEHKQTNDKATAIKFIEKMIQGDRVKKRKKP; this is translated from the coding sequence ATGCGCGAGCGTTTGAGGTCAATTTTTTCCGAACAGGGGTTACTTGCATCTCATTTGCCACAATTTAAATTTCGCAGTGATCAGTTAGATATGGCGTTTATGGTAGCTGAAGCTTTGGAAACACCCTCTAGTGTGGCGTTGCTTGAAGCGGCCACTGGGATAGGAAAAACCTTTGCCTATGCTATACCAGCCATGCTCAGTGGTAAAAAGACAATTATTTCAACCGCTAATCTGTATCTACAAGATCAATTAATGGGTAAAGACCTGGATTTTTTGCAATCTATGTTACAATCCCAGATTAGTTGTGTTGCGCTCAAAGGCAGGAAAAATTATCTATGTTTAGATAGACTAAAATTTTTTAACGATAATCCAGATATGCTTGGACAAGATCAAGCCTTAACTGAGTTACTTGCCTGGAGTAAACATACGCAGCGAGGCGAGTTTAGTGAATTAAAGACCAGCAACTACCAAGATCAATCTTCGCGATTTACGGTTACCTATGAAGAATGTAAAGGACGATATTGTCCTGATTTCACAGATTGTTTTATTTACAAACAACGCGAAATTGCACTAGATTCTGATTGCGTAGTTGTGAACCATGATATGTTATTACAAGATTTAGTAATGAGAAGTAGGGGTCCGCAGCAACAACTGCTTCCAAATGCATCTTTAATTATCATTGATGAGGCACATCAGTTTTATGAAAAGCTAACCCACGCGTTAAGTTTTGAATATTCTTTTTCCAGGAGTGAGCGCATGTTACGGGAGCTAAAAAAAATCTCCAAAGACAGTCACACCATGCAACAGGCTTGTGACATTGCGCTACACGCAAACCATGATTGCCTAAGCAAGATCCATACTAGCAAAGAAGGGGTTTTAAAATTTGATTCAATACGCAATAGTAGCAGTGCCATTGATGCGATTGGATATTTATTGAGTAAGCTAGATAGAGTCTGTGATGAGATTACAGTTCTATCAACGCAACAGGTGGTGTTTGAAGGTACCTTACAACTCTTTCAGCGATTAATTGATGCGCTTGGTATAATCGCTTCTCAAGATGAAATGTTTATTCGCTACATTAAGACTACGCAAATGACAAAATCCCTAATTGCCACTCCGTTAGATGTTTCCTATCGCTACCAATCATTATTAACCAAACATTTTAATCAAACCAGTTTTGTGTACACCTCAGCAACGCTTAGTGTCGGAGGATCGTTTTCAACATTTGCATACCAACTCGGCTTGCAAAATACACTTGAAGCGACTTACCCTAGCCCATTTAATTTAAAGCAAAAGTCTTTAATTTATTTTGCTGAAGATTTACCTGACCCTCAAAGTCAACGACAAGAATTTTTAGATCAATACACAAAAGTTGTCTTTGAGTTGGTTTATTACAATCAGGGACGATCGCTATTGTTATTTTCAAGTAACGATAATTTAAATGAAGTGTACCGAAGATTTTTAGAATTACATCAAAAAAAAGAGCAGCCATTAACCTTATTAAAGCAAAATACTGCACCGGCGCGGCAGTTAGTTAAGTCTTTTATTACTGAGCCTCGTGCGGTACTTTTTGGGATGAAACAATTTATGGAAGGTCTAGATATTACCGGTGATTCACTCTGCTTAGTCGCGATAGATAAGATCCCATTTCTTCCCCCAGATGATCCTTTGACCGAAGGTCGTGCTAAGCGATTAGTGGAAGAGGGAAAAGATTCATTTCGCGAGCTATTTTACGCTGAAGCGATCCTCGCTCTTAAGCAAGCGATTGGAAGATTGATTAGGTGTGAGACTGATAGGGGTATTGTCATATTTGGTGATTCACGCGTTGCGAGCAAATCATACGGAAGAAAGATTAAAGAAGAATTTTCAGAGCACAAACAGACCAATGATAAAGCTACAGCAATTAAATTTATAGAAAAGATGATCCAGGGTGATCGCGTAAAAAAAAGAAAAAAACCGTGA
- the tsaB gene encoding tRNA (adenosine(37)-N6)-threonylcarbamoyltransferase complex dimerization subunit type 1 TsaB, protein MKVFFALDQSTAMRASVGYALENTQGQIISAERVIENANPIKPLLEVAKSLYQELIEAGHTIAMVVATSGPGGFTGLRVCASVSSAISQVANCPFVGIGTLEALAFAHAGGGVIYTCVDARRSECYCAQFNKQGRTLTQIAETTLISNHELEQRLLLHPGVVVGNPVISDTSPVHACRDKSVEYPQAKFIAECALVKFSHTPREELTPFSIEYVRSAVS, encoded by the coding sequence GTGAAAGTATTTTTTGCGTTAGATCAATCTACTGCTATGCGAGCGTCGGTAGGGTATGCGTTAGAAAATACTCAAGGACAAATAATTAGTGCTGAGAGAGTTATAGAGAATGCTAATCCGATAAAACCACTTCTTGAAGTAGCAAAATCACTCTACCAAGAATTAATAGAAGCTGGACACACTATTGCTATGGTGGTCGCCACCTCTGGTCCAGGTGGCTTTACTGGTTTGCGAGTTTGTGCTAGTGTATCCAGTGCGATTAGTCAAGTAGCCAATTGTCCTTTTGTTGGTATTGGAACATTAGAGGCCCTGGCTTTTGCCCATGCCGGGGGTGGAGTTATTTACACTTGTGTTGATGCTAGACGAAGCGAATGTTACTGCGCTCAGTTTAATAAGCAAGGACGAACACTTACTCAGATTGCCGAGACTACCTTGATATCAAATCATGAGTTAGAACAACGGTTATTGTTACATCCAGGTGTCGTAGTAGGTAATCCAGTTATTTCAGACACATCACCAGTGCATGCATGTAGAGATAAGTCAGTAGAATACCCACAAGCAAAATTTATCGCAGAATGTGCATTAGTAAAGTTCTCTCACACTCCGCGAGAGGAACTCACCCCTTTCTCTATTGAATATGTTCGTTCTGCTGTTAGTTAA